The following DNA comes from Methanothermus fervidus DSM 2088.
TGGAAATATATTGATAAAATCTAATAAAGAAGAAGTCAAGAAAGAATTAGAAGATAAGTTGGAGACTCTTAAGCTTAGGGAAAATACAATAAAAAGACAGGAAGAACGTGTAATGAAAAGGTTACGTGAAATGCAGGCTACAATACAGGAAGCATTGAGGGGAGGAGGATTAGGAACTTAATCTCATACCCTTCCTTTAAATTTTTTCATTACAGGTTAAAAAATTTAAAACTATCAAACCTAGAATAATTCAAGTAAAAACTCGTTAATGTTGTATTGTAAAACATAAGTTAATTCATGAGTAT
Coding sequences within:
- a CDS encoding prefoldin, beta subunit (COGs: COG1382 Prefoldin chaperonin cofactor~InterPro IPR012713: IPR009053: IPR002777~KEGG: mth:MTH678 hypothetical protein~PFAM: Prefoldin beta- domain protein~SPTR: O26774 Prefoldin subunit beta~TIGRFAM: prefoldin, beta subunit~PFAM: Prefoldin subunit~TIGRFAM: prefoldin, beta subunit, archaeal) — protein: MEQLPKSVQHQIAQFQQLQQQAQAITVQRQSIEMQIKEAERALDELNKVKEDAEIYKSVGNILIKSNKEEVKKELEDKLETLKLRENTIKRQEERVMKRLREMQATIQEALRGGGLGT